One window of Sulfurospirillum sp. 1612 genomic DNA carries:
- a CDS encoding proline--tRNA ligase yields the protein MRFSKLYAPTTKNAPKDATLPSHQFLLRAGFVTQSGSGLYSFLPLGKIVLDKIRRIVKEEMDASGAQEIEMGVVVSADLWKQSGRYDVFGKELLRFKDRKNNEFVLGPTHEEVVVDIVKNIITSYKQLPLHLYQITTKFRDEARPRFGLLRGREFIMKDGYSFHDSEASLKEEFQVMEETYTKIFKRLGLDFRAVDADSGAIGGSGSKEFMVLAENGEDDIVVCDGCQYAANIEAATRAKKTTDIEAPVANFAKFYTPTPVKDSIKHIAEFFKVDEFYTIKSVIKKAIYKDEEKIISFFIRGNDTLQETKALNACGALELLDASEEEVIEAGFHPGFCGPVGLDEDLEFYIDKELREEKNLICGANEDQYHFVGVSMFNFKENRYKDLVQVSAGDICPHCGGKLHITKGIEVGHIFQLGQKYAAAMDAKFLDKNGKSMPFYMGCYGIGVSRLVAVMIEASHDEKGCIWNQQTAPYLLDIIVSNIKDEEQFAFATQLYETLKEKKYNVLLDDRKERFGFKMGDFELIGFPYALIVGKGLAHKEVELINRKTLEKESISIDTIVSVLEERLS from the coding sequence ATGAGATTTTCAAAATTATATGCACCCACAACCAAAAACGCACCCAAAGATGCGACACTTCCCAGCCACCAATTTTTGCTTAGAGCAGGATTTGTGACACAAAGTGGAAGCGGGTTGTATAGTTTTTTGCCTCTAGGAAAAATTGTATTAGATAAGATTAGACGTATCGTCAAAGAAGAGATGGATGCATCTGGGGCTCAAGAGATTGAGATGGGCGTGGTCGTTTCAGCAGATTTATGGAAACAAAGTGGTCGATATGATGTTTTCGGCAAAGAGTTATTGCGTTTCAAAGACAGAAAAAACAATGAATTTGTACTCGGTCCAACACACGAAGAAGTCGTCGTTGATATTGTCAAAAATATCATCACAAGCTACAAACAACTGCCACTACATCTGTATCAAATCACAACCAAATTTAGAGATGAAGCCAGACCAAGATTTGGACTCTTGCGAGGAAGAGAATTTATCATGAAAGACGGATACAGTTTTCATGATAGTGAAGCCTCACTAAAAGAAGAATTCCAAGTCATGGAAGAGACCTATACGAAAATCTTCAAAAGATTAGGTTTGGATTTTAGAGCTGTGGATGCAGATAGCGGTGCTATTGGTGGTAGCGGCAGCAAAGAGTTTATGGTCTTAGCTGAGAATGGAGAAGATGACATCGTCGTCTGCGATGGTTGTCAATATGCTGCCAATATCGAAGCAGCAACACGTGCTAAAAAAACAACCGATATTGAAGCGCCTGTTGCAAATTTTGCAAAATTCTATACACCAACTCCGGTCAAAGACAGTATCAAACACATCGCAGAATTTTTCAAAGTCGATGAATTTTACACCATCAAATCCGTCATCAAAAAAGCGATTTATAAAGATGAAGAGAAAATCATCTCCTTTTTCATCAGAGGTAATGATACCCTCCAAGAAACCAAAGCACTCAATGCTTGCGGTGCGTTGGAGTTGTTAGATGCCAGTGAAGAAGAGGTCATAGAAGCAGGGTTCCATCCAGGATTTTGTGGACCGGTTGGATTGGATGAAGATTTAGAATTTTATATTGACAAAGAATTACGAGAAGAAAAAAACTTGATATGTGGTGCCAATGAAGATCAATATCACTTTGTCGGCGTCAGTATGTTTAATTTCAAAGAGAATCGTTATAAAGATCTCGTACAAGTGAGTGCGGGTGATATTTGTCCTCATTGTGGTGGTAAATTGCACATCACCAAAGGGATTGAAGTGGGACACATCTTTCAATTAGGGCAAAAATATGCTGCTGCGATGGACGCAAAATTCTTAGATAAAAATGGCAAATCTATGCCTTTTTATATGGGATGTTATGGTATTGGGGTGAGCCGATTGGTCGCGGTAATGATTGAAGCCAGTCATGACGAGAAAGGCTGTATTTGGAACCAACAAACCGCCCCTTATTTACTTGATATTATCGTCTCTAATATTAAAGACGAGGAACAATTTGCCTTTGCAACTCAGCTATATGAAACATTAAAAGAAAAAAAATACAATGTACTGCTCGATGATAGAAAAGAGCGATTTGGATTTAAAATGGGTGATTTTGAGCTGATAGGCTTCCCTTATGCTCTTATCGTTGGCAAAGGGTTGGCTCACAAAGAAGTTGAATTGATTAATCGAAAAACTCTAGAAAAAGAGAGCATTAGCATTGATACTATTGTCAGTGTTCTTGAAGAGAGATTATCTTGA
- a CDS encoding FxsA family protein, producing the protein MIYFFIYLFLEVTISVNIASQIGAFATFSEIVISAILGFGLLANFRYTFFETMQALNNRTISIEEFQKLNAFSVIGALLLILPGFFSDILGILLQFSFFATIFARKILHINNKTEKFKDRRDDEVIDVEIIDDHTTK; encoded by the coding sequence TTGATTTATTTTTTTATTTATCTCTTTTTAGAAGTTACGATTAGTGTGAATATTGCCTCGCAAATTGGAGCTTTTGCAACATTTTCAGAAATTGTCATCTCTGCTATCTTAGGCTTTGGACTATTGGCAAATTTTCGCTACACTTTTTTTGAAACCATGCAGGCACTTAACAATCGTACCATCTCAATAGAAGAGTTCCAAAAACTCAATGCTTTCTCCGTTATAGGAGCATTATTACTGATATTACCAGGTTTTTTCAGTGATATTTTGGGGATTTTACTTCAATTTAGCTTTTTTGCTACCATATTTGCACGAAAAATTTTACATATAAATAACAAAACAGAAAAATTCAAAGATAGGAGGGACGATGAAGTCATTGATGTTGAGATTATTGACGATCATACTACTAAGTAG
- a CDS encoding DsbA family protein: MKSLMLRLLTIILLSSTVLLAQQSVESKVIGFVNKAINTGKNYKFLKAEVIHSEPIPKLPNWKAYFLKIDLEIISQKRQVSVKDIIFSNGQFISKDFINLNLGKSIKSDFSFPASADLYDAKHFLAGNQNAKNKLILFSDPLCPFCMDFVPDLIHFVEKHPNQLALYYYYMPLSMHPGSTTLVKAILASKKIKTIKNLDEKVYSEAFDFTTGSEDEVINQFNKAFDIKLTKKELNTPDIAARIKADVKVANDLMIRGTPTLYVNGKKDPSRSLYKKLVKE; the protein is encoded by the coding sequence ATGAAGTCATTGATGTTGAGATTATTGACGATCATACTACTAAGTAGTACGGTTTTATTAGCACAACAATCCGTAGAGAGCAAGGTGATTGGTTTTGTCAATAAAGCGATCAATACAGGGAAAAATTATAAATTTTTAAAAGCAGAGGTCATACACAGCGAACCCATCCCAAAACTACCAAATTGGAAAGCATATTTTTTGAAAATTGACTTAGAGATTATCAGCCAAAAAAGACAAGTTTCTGTGAAAGATATCATCTTTTCAAATGGTCAATTTATTAGTAAAGATTTTATCAATCTAAACCTTGGCAAAAGTATTAAAAGTGATTTTTCTTTTCCTGCTAGCGCCGATTTATATGATGCGAAGCACTTCTTGGCTGGCAATCAAAATGCTAAAAATAAATTGATTCTTTTTAGTGATCCATTGTGTCCTTTTTGTATGGATTTTGTACCCGACTTGATTCACTTTGTGGAAAAACATCCAAATCAACTCGCGTTGTACTACTATTATATGCCGCTCTCCATGCATCCAGGAAGTACGACATTGGTAAAAGCAATCCTCGCTTCTAAAAAAATCAAAACGATAAAAAACTTGGATGAAAAAGTCTACTCTGAGGCCTTTGATTTCACAACGGGCAGTGAAGATGAAGTCATCAACCAATTTAACAAAGCTTTTGATATAAAACTTACCAAAAAAGAATTAAACACTCCCGATATAGCTGCACGTATTAAAGCAGATGTCAAAGTAGCCAATGACCTCATGATTCGAGGAACACCAACATTATATGTCAATGGCAAAAAAGATCCAAGTCGATCTCTTTATAAAAAATTAGTGAAAGAATAG
- the hemC gene encoding hydroxymethylbilane synthase yields the protein MKELIIATRGSKLALWQSEHIKALLEAAHDDLKVSLKTMTTKGDKILDTPLAKIGGKGLFTKELEDAMLRKEAHIAVHSLKDVPVVFPDGLKLAVITARADVRDAMLSEKYTSLENLPQGAIVGTTSLRRRMQLLKIRPDLIIKNLRGNVNTRLRKLKEGEFDAIILASAGIKRLGLEKEVKYFAPIDQSIMIPASGQAALGIEIVDEEAVEKIVSVLNDETAIIETAIEREFVAKLEGGCQVPIGINATLHGDVIDVSCLIGLPDGKEILKESIQIQKENYKGVGTALAQKMIDAGARDILKRAEDMALNVIFED from the coding sequence ATGAAAGAATTGATTATTGCAACAAGAGGAAGCAAACTGGCATTGTGGCAATCTGAACATATCAAAGCACTTTTAGAAGCAGCTCATGATGATTTAAAAGTTAGTTTGAAAACCATGACCACTAAAGGGGATAAGATATTAGATACACCACTTGCTAAAATAGGAGGCAAGGGACTTTTTACTAAAGAACTAGAAGATGCGATGCTCAGAAAAGAAGCACATATTGCCGTACACAGTCTCAAAGATGTGCCGGTTGTTTTTCCTGATGGTTTAAAATTAGCCGTTATCACCGCGAGAGCAGATGTACGTGATGCCATGCTATCAGAAAAATACACATCGCTTGAAAACCTACCCCAAGGTGCTATTGTCGGAACAACAAGTTTAAGACGCAGAATGCAACTTTTGAAAATAAGACCCGATCTCATCATCAAAAATCTTCGAGGTAATGTCAACACACGACTCAGAAAATTAAAAGAAGGTGAATTTGATGCTATTATTCTTGCCAGTGCGGGGATTAAAAGATTGGGACTAGAAAAAGAAGTCAAATATTTTGCACCGATTGATCAAAGTATCATGATACCAGCCTCTGGTCAGGCCGCATTAGGAATCGAAATTGTAGATGAAGAAGCCGTCGAGAAAATCGTCAGCGTTTTAAATGATGAAACCGCCATTATTGAAACCGCCATTGAGCGAGAATTTGTTGCTAAATTAGAGGGTGGCTGCCAAGTACCCATTGGTATCAATGCAACCCTACACGGAGATGTGATTGATGTTTCGTGTCTTATTGGTTTGCCCGATGGAAAAGAAATCTTAAAAGAGAGCATTCAAATCCAAAAAGAAAATTATAAAGGTGTGGGTACGGCATTGGCACAAAAGATGATTGATGCTGGGGCTAGAGATATTCTAAAAAGAGCCGAAGATATGGCTCTTAATGTGATCTTCGAGGACTGA
- a CDS encoding menaquinone biosynthesis decarboxylase, whose protein sequence is MQKTIELLKEHDLLKVIDAEVDIDLEMAHIAYIEVKSDDSKALLFTHPVSKRLNKKFDIPVLMNVFGSYEATKLIFNKEPDTIAKQIEKFLHMKPPSNIWDKFGMLNELFSLKNVFPKRLNLKAACQENVWETIDLFDLPILKTWSQDGGAFITMGQVYTQSLDGNKHNLGMYRLQLYDKTRLGMHWQIHKDGAHFFNEYKKAGKKMPVSIAIGGDPLYIWCGQAPMPNGMFELLLYGLIREKNARLVQSKTNPIYVPIDSDIVIEGWVDPQQSEIEGPFGDHTGYYTPMEPYPVMDVTGITTKTNPIYQATVVGKPPLEDKYMGWATERIFLPLLQTTTPDLIDYRMPENGVFHNLIIAKMRTLYPGHAKQFMHAFWGVGQMSFVKHAFFVNEDAPALDHYDDLSDYILDRVSVDNILISEGVCDALDHASPNACYGGKLGVDCTADNVSFCKKEILQDAKLYDIISKKVDEVVCLHQYKTHTKTPITVLALNKKREIKELYEDLKEFQAHMKLLVFVDMEKNDIENPYMLIWRVVNNIDAKRDLFLNEEFIGIDATSKNENDGYMRDWPQDTDCDQKVLESLIQRGLIKNNKELFKNYHV, encoded by the coding sequence ATGCAAAAAACAATTGAGCTACTAAAAGAACATGATTTACTGAAAGTTATTGATGCAGAAGTGGATATTGACCTTGAAATGGCTCATATTGCTTATATTGAAGTCAAAAGCGATGACTCCAAGGCCTTGCTTTTTACCCATCCTGTGAGTAAAAGACTCAATAAAAAGTTTGATATTCCTGTCTTGATGAATGTTTTTGGCTCTTATGAGGCTACCAAACTCATCTTCAATAAAGAACCCGATACGATTGCCAAACAGATTGAAAAATTTCTGCACATGAAACCCCCTTCCAATATTTGGGATAAGTTTGGTATGCTCAATGAACTTTTTAGTCTCAAAAATGTTTTTCCTAAGCGACTGAATCTCAAAGCCGCGTGCCAAGAGAACGTTTGGGAGACGATTGATTTGTTTGATTTACCTATACTCAAAACTTGGTCACAAGATGGTGGTGCTTTTATCACGATGGGACAAGTTTACACACAAAGTCTAGATGGAAACAAACACAATTTGGGGATGTATCGGTTGCAACTTTATGATAAGACGAGACTGGGCATGCATTGGCAAATTCATAAAGATGGCGCACATTTTTTCAATGAATACAAAAAAGCCGGCAAAAAGATGCCCGTAAGCATTGCGATTGGAGGAGATCCTCTTTATATCTGGTGTGGGCAAGCGCCGATGCCAAATGGTATGTTTGAACTCCTTCTTTATGGCTTGATTCGAGAAAAAAATGCCCGTTTGGTACAATCAAAAACTAATCCTATCTATGTACCGATAGATAGCGATATTGTCATAGAAGGATGGGTAGATCCCCAACAAAGTGAAATCGAAGGCCCTTTTGGTGATCATACGGGGTATTATACCCCAATGGAGCCTTATCCGGTTATGGATGTCACGGGTATCACCACAAAAACCAATCCCATCTATCAAGCGACAGTGGTTGGAAAGCCCCCACTTGAAGACAAATACATGGGATGGGCAACAGAGCGAATATTTTTGCCACTATTACAAACAACAACGCCTGATTTGATTGATTACAGGATGCCTGAAAATGGTGTCTTTCACAATCTAATTATTGCTAAGATGCGTACTTTATATCCCGGTCATGCCAAGCAGTTTATGCATGCGTTTTGGGGTGTGGGACAGATGAGTTTTGTCAAGCATGCATTTTTTGTTAATGAAGATGCTCCAGCACTCGATCATTATGATGATTTGAGTGATTACATCCTAGATCGTGTGAGTGTGGATAATATCCTCATTAGTGAAGGAGTGTGCGATGCACTCGATCATGCCTCTCCTAATGCGTGTTATGGTGGAAAGCTTGGCGTTGATTGCACGGCGGACAATGTCTCCTTTTGCAAAAAAGAGATACTCCAAGATGCGAAACTTTATGATATAATATCAAAAAAAGTTGATGAAGTTGTTTGTCTCCATCAATATAAGACACACACAAAAACTCCAATCACTGTTTTGGCCCTTAACAAAAAAAGAGAGATAAAAGAACTCTATGAAGATTTAAAAGAGTTTCAAGCACATATGAAACTTTTAGTGTTTGTCGATATGGAGAAAAATGACATTGAGAACCCTTATATGCTAATTTGGAGGGTTGTCAATAATATCGATGCGAAAAGAGATCTCTTTTTAAATGAAGAGTTTATTGGTATTGATGCAACGAGTAAAAATGAAAATGATGGCTACATGAGAGATTGGCCACAAGATACAGATTGCGATCAAAAGGTATTAGAATCCTTAATTCAAAGAGGATTAATAAAAAACAACAAGGAGTTATTTAAAAACTATCATGTCTGA
- a CDS encoding CNNM domain-containing protein has translation MTLLLIYFSLAVGISFLCSMLETILLSISLSHINVIKKTNLPIGKKLEKLKKEINTSLASILILNTAANTLGAAGVGAEASLIFGTEYMFYVSAILTLVILFVSEIIPKTIGAIYYKELAPIAARLISFFIFITYPLIIVSLSLTKKISRSKTSHSITREELLESTLISEDDGVIDEKESDYIENILRLHKSKVEQILTPRSVIFALDKNMQIQEALKRPEIKRFSRIPVYEDTIDNIIGVVLSKQIFEEAISNHKTKLSDLMEPIFAINEHIPVSYTLDLFIKRKEHMFLVTDSYGQTEGIVTLEDCIETLLGVEIMDERDTTEDMQKLAKDRMRRKKNKKLKKKLERQKKLLHELQEKNVSPETSSKKK, from the coding sequence ATGACACTGCTACTTATTTATTTCAGCTTAGCTGTTGGTATTTCCTTCTTATGTTCTATGTTGGAGACTATTCTTCTTTCTATCAGTTTGTCACATATTAATGTCATCAAAAAAACCAATTTACCAATTGGTAAAAAATTAGAAAAATTAAAAAAAGAGATCAACACCTCTTTGGCTTCTATTTTGATATTAAACACAGCAGCCAATACACTCGGTGCCGCCGGTGTTGGGGCAGAAGCATCTCTGATTTTTGGTACAGAATATATGTTTTACGTCTCTGCTATTTTGACTTTGGTTATCTTGTTTGTCTCAGAGATTATTCCTAAAACTATCGGTGCGATATATTATAAAGAGCTAGCTCCTATCGCTGCGCGACTGATAAGCTTCTTTATTTTTATCACCTATCCACTGATCATTGTCTCTTTGTCTTTGACCAAAAAAATATCAAGATCCAAAACAAGCCACTCCATCACAAGAGAAGAATTATTAGAGAGTACTTTAATTAGTGAAGATGATGGTGTGATTGATGAAAAAGAGTCTGACTACATAGAAAATATTTTGCGCCTTCACAAAAGCAAAGTAGAACAAATTTTGACGCCAAGAAGTGTTATTTTTGCGCTCGATAAAAACATGCAAATTCAAGAAGCGCTCAAAAGACCAGAAATCAAAAGATTTTCAAGAATCCCCGTTTATGAGGATACAATCGATAATATTATTGGTGTAGTACTAAGTAAACAGATCTTTGAAGAAGCCATCAGTAATCATAAAACAAAATTAAGTGATTTGATGGAGCCTATTTTTGCTATCAATGAGCACATCCCGGTCTCTTATACTCTAGATCTCTTTATCAAACGAAAAGAGCATATGTTTTTGGTCACAGATAGTTATGGACAAACCGAGGGTATTGTAACGCTTGAGGATTGTATTGAAACCCTTTTGGGTGTTGAAATCATGGATGAGAGAGATACGACTGAAGATATGCAAAAACTTGCAAAAGATAGAATGAGACGAAAAAAAAATAAAAAGTTAAAGAAAAAATTGGAAAGACAAAAAAAACTTTTACATGAATTGCAAGAAAAAAATGTCTCCCCGGAGACATCAAGTAAAAAAAAATAG
- a CDS encoding TetR/AcrR family transcriptional regulator produces the protein MDKKRKKIEQILEASLILFSKKGFYSTTIPDIADAMSMSVGNLYNYFSSKEELAMEVIKYSSEILGGEIRQINELKITSKEKIKKIVELYFDMAIHQPQHIDFFLRVYLANKEVFKNGCEGMICVASFVTELMIFFEEGVRNKELRNQNFFSAFGLFMGYLGGFVFLNGEGILDDKLENYTDEIAENIFNALRIQN, from the coding sequence GTGGACAAAAAAAGAAAAAAAATCGAACAAATTCTAGAAGCGTCATTGATTTTATTTTCAAAAAAAGGGTTTTATTCTACAACGATACCTGATATTGCAGATGCGATGAGTATGAGTGTGGGCAATCTTTATAACTACTTTTCTTCAAAAGAAGAGTTAGCCATGGAGGTCATCAAGTACTCATCTGAAATCTTGGGTGGAGAAATCAGGCAAATCAATGAACTCAAAATCACTTCAAAAGAAAAAATCAAGAAAATTGTTGAATTATATTTTGATATGGCAATCCATCAACCCCAACATATTGATTTCTTTCTCAGAGTCTATCTCGCTAATAAAGAAGTTTTTAAAAATGGTTGCGAGGGGATGATTTGTGTCGCTTCTTTTGTGACAGAATTGATGATATTCTTTGAAGAAGGTGTGAGAAATAAAGAGCTCAGAAATCAAAACTTTTTCTCTGCTTTTGGTTTATTTATGGGCTATCTTGGTGGATTTGTCTTTTTAAACGGCGAAGGTATTTTGGATGATAAATTGGAAAATTATACCGATGAAATCGCTGAAAATATTTTCAATGCACTAAGGATACAAAACTAG
- a CDS encoding hydrogenase, with amino-acid sequence MSTFHNRKTIVWIQGITCNGDSHSFFNYENMKTFAKSFEIIYHPLLVTDHDLLSVLDDEKHYDYLIVEGSFSKDISIIERFGLSLETIMNKIAHRVDYIICAGSCASYGGIFRLRNPEKITGAIFSGEEQGGFWKKNDKVINIPGCPMHPRWLSDTLFMLRSGKKIALDSMSRPKEIFSYFVHHGCLRNEYFEWKVDANQFGEKEGCLFYHHGCKGPMTHGNCNKILWNEVSSKTRAGSPCLGCTEPTFPTDNIYETKTYMSLPLAPTGVSKRAYYTITGIAKSFKIERLEKRLIDDN; translated from the coding sequence ATGTCAACATTTCATAATCGAAAGACAATTGTTTGGATTCAAGGCATCACGTGCAATGGAGACTCACACTCTTTTTTTAATTATGAAAATATGAAAACCTTCGCTAAAAGTTTTGAGATTATTTATCACCCTTTGTTGGTGACAGATCATGATTTACTGAGTGTATTAGATGATGAAAAGCATTATGATTATTTGATTGTTGAGGGCTCATTTTCTAAAGATATCAGCATTATTGAAAGATTTGGACTCTCACTAGAAACTATCATGAACAAAATTGCCCATCGGGTTGATTATATTATCTGCGCAGGTAGTTGTGCGAGTTATGGTGGTATTTTTAGACTTCGTAATCCAGAAAAAATCACCGGAGCTATCTTCTCGGGAGAAGAGCAGGGTGGTTTTTGGAAGAAGAACGATAAAGTAATCAATATTCCAGGATGCCCAATGCATCCAAGATGGCTTAGTGATACCCTTTTTATGCTACGTTCGGGCAAGAAAATAGCTCTTGATTCTATGTCAAGACCCAAGGAGATTTTTTCCTATTTTGTGCACCACGGATGCTTGAGAAATGAATACTTCGAATGGAAAGTAGACGCAAACCAGTTTGGAGAAAAAGAGGGATGTTTATTTTATCATCACGGGTGCAAAGGGCCTATGACACACGGAAATTGTAATAAAATACTCTGGAATGAGGTCAGCTCAAAAACTCGAGCAGGTTCGCCTTGTCTTGGATGTACTGAGCCCACTTTCCCGACAGATAATATCTATGAAACCAAAACATACATGTCCTTACCACTTGCGCCAACAGGTGTGAGCAAGCGTGCTTATTACACTATTACCGGTATTGCCAAAAGCTTTAAAATTGAAAGATTAGAAAAGAGATTGATTGATGACAACTAA
- a CDS encoding nickel-dependent hydrogenase large subunit — MTTKEIIERVEGEATLELEWDHDKISYAKIKFANYRAIEKILQERHLLDALMVTPRVCGICSHSHVNASILAIEDCYRNLGIDITLTQKAQYLRELILNAEKIQNHIKWFYFLILPELFKMNQKKFVLSEPFRDKEWFEAQQAITNILKMGSLFSGQWPHGSYVMPGGVTCDPINSDVINAKNHLIKVKDFCEERLYGCSIEEFLAIESMQDIINMDSTLEHAVYIMKEKGFHQTGKSYDRFLTLGGYTHCDAALKVFKTRVVKADVKFVEESLENSFFQEKTKGFTYSKSALYKKMFYEVGPLSRLMASKDALIRDCHRRCADSTITRIVARIKEIAILIQRSEMLLDNIDIRQKSLQTPKKLPKNITSHGVGVIEAARGSLIHKVEVENGLIKSYDIIPPTVWNLGNGSPTNPSIAQKAIIGLDSVEAADFIFKSFDICSVCTTQ; from the coding sequence ATGACAACTAAAGAAATTATTGAGCGGGTAGAAGGAGAAGCGACACTTGAGCTAGAGTGGGATCATGATAAAATCTCCTATGCAAAAATCAAATTTGCAAACTATCGAGCGATTGAAAAAATTTTACAAGAGCGCCATCTCTTAGATGCCTTGATGGTCACGCCTAGAGTTTGTGGTATCTGTTCGCACTCACATGTCAACGCCAGCATCTTGGCGATTGAAGATTGCTATAGAAATTTAGGTATCGATATCACATTGACACAAAAGGCACAATACCTCAGAGAACTCATATTAAATGCTGAAAAAATTCAAAATCATATCAAATGGTTTTATTTTCTAATTTTGCCAGAACTCTTTAAAATGAATCAGAAAAAATTTGTCTTAAGTGAACCATTTAGAGACAAAGAGTGGTTTGAAGCACAACAAGCCATCACAAACATTCTCAAGATGGGTTCTCTCTTTTCAGGTCAATGGCCTCATGGTTCTTACGTCATGCCCGGGGGTGTCACGTGTGATCCTATCAATAGTGATGTGATTAATGCTAAAAACCACTTGATAAAAGTCAAAGATTTTTGTGAAGAGAGATTGTATGGTTGTAGTATTGAAGAGTTTTTAGCTATTGAGTCCATGCAAGATATCATCAATATGGATTCTACTTTGGAACATGCTGTTTATATCATGAAGGAAAAAGGCTTCCATCAAACAGGAAAAAGTTATGATAGATTTTTGACCTTAGGGGGCTATACGCATTGTGATGCGGCATTGAAAGTATTCAAAACACGTGTCGTCAAGGCAGATGTCAAATTTGTAGAAGAGAGTTTAGAAAATAGTTTTTTCCAAGAAAAGACCAAGGGATTTACCTATTCTAAAAGTGCCTTATATAAAAAGATGTTTTACGAAGTAGGGCCGTTGTCGCGATTAATGGCCTCAAAAGACGCTTTGATTCGTGATTGTCATAGACGATGTGCGGATTCTACGATTACAAGAATTGTGGCGAGGATTAAAGAGATTGCCATCTTAATTCAAAGATCAGAAATGTTGCTCGATAACATAGATATCCGACAAAAATCGTTGCAAACTCCTAAAAAACTGCCAAAAAATATCACATCTCATGGTGTTGGTGTCATCGAAGCAGCGAGAGGGTCGCTGATTCATAAGGTTGAAGTCGAAAATGGCTTGATAAAAAGCTATGACATTATTCCGCCAACAGTATGGAATTTAGGCAACGGAAGCCCCACCAATCCGTCAATTGCGCAAAAAGCAATCATCGGTCTTGATAGTGTGGAAGCAGCAGATTTCATCTTTAAAAGCTTTGATATTTGTTCTGTGTGTACAACACAATAA